A section of the Streptomyces sp. SCL15-4 genome encodes:
- a CDS encoding radical SAM protein: MGSRTALVEDLMERFPHVPREAVFKEDLLRGGVAFDKSALSDNEDGDVKPKSYFIFSFDHGTLPELGEAALRRPPEEIILTGGPYDLRRTVVSVRVNPASPYRVAADGEGLLGLYLDGRRIADVGVPPMPEYYRHTLSNGKSVMEVAPTIQWGYLIYLTVFRVCQYFGAKEECQYCDINHNWRQHKAAGRPYTGVKDVEEVLEALEIIDRYDTQKASTAYTLTGGAITSKVAGRDEADFYGHYAKAIEERFPGRWIGKVVAQALPKADVQRFKDYGVQIYHPNFEVWDRRLFELYCPGKERYVGRDEWHRRILDSAEVFGARNVIPNFVAGVEMAEPFGFTTVDEAIASTTEGLRFFMSHGITPRFTTWCPEPTTPLGKANPQGAPLEYHIRLLEAYRRTMDDFGLSSPPGYGPPGPGRAVFSVSSFMDSLPAAEPVEPARDATAATVSDRM, encoded by the coding sequence ATGGGCAGTCGTACCGCGCTGGTCGAGGATCTGATGGAGCGGTTCCCGCACGTTCCCCGGGAGGCCGTCTTCAAGGAGGACCTGCTCCGGGGCGGTGTCGCCTTCGACAAGTCCGCCCTGAGCGACAACGAGGACGGGGACGTCAAGCCGAAGTCCTACTTCATCTTCTCCTTCGACCACGGCACCCTGCCCGAGCTGGGCGAGGCCGCGCTGCGCCGGCCCCCGGAGGAGATCATCCTCACCGGCGGACCGTACGACCTGCGGCGCACGGTCGTCTCCGTACGGGTGAACCCCGCCTCGCCGTACCGGGTCGCCGCCGACGGGGAGGGACTGCTCGGCCTGTACCTCGACGGCCGGCGCATCGCCGACGTCGGCGTGCCGCCGATGCCCGAGTACTACCGGCACACGCTCTCCAACGGGAAGTCCGTGATGGAGGTCGCCCCGACCATCCAGTGGGGCTACCTCATCTATCTGACCGTCTTCCGGGTCTGCCAGTACTTCGGCGCCAAGGAGGAGTGCCAGTACTGCGACATCAATCACAACTGGCGCCAGCACAAGGCGGCCGGACGGCCGTACACCGGGGTGAAGGACGTCGAGGAGGTCCTCGAAGCCCTGGAGATCATCGACCGGTACGACACCCAGAAGGCGTCCACCGCCTACACCCTCACCGGCGGCGCGATCACCTCCAAGGTGGCGGGCCGCGACGAGGCCGACTTCTACGGCCACTACGCCAAGGCCATCGAGGAGCGCTTCCCGGGCCGCTGGATCGGCAAGGTCGTCGCCCAGGCGCTGCCCAAGGCGGACGTACAGCGCTTCAAGGACTACGGCGTGCAGATCTACCACCCCAATTTCGAGGTGTGGGACCGCCGGCTGTTCGAGCTGTACTGCCCCGGCAAGGAGCGCTACGTCGGCCGGGACGAGTGGCACCGCCGCATCCTGGACTCCGCCGAGGTGTTCGGCGCGCGCAATGTGATCCCGAACTTCGTGGCGGGCGTGGAGATGGCCGAGCCGTTCGGCTTCACCACCGTCGACGAGGCCATCGCCTCCACCACCGAGGGCCTGCGCTTCTTCATGTCGCACGGCATCACGCCCCGCTTCACCACCTGGTGCCCGGAGCCCACCACCCCGCTCGGCAAGGCCAACCCGCAGGGCGCGCCGCTGGAGTACCACATCCGGCTGCTGGAGGCCTACCGGCGGACCATGGACGACTTCGGTCTGTCCTCCCCGCCCGGCTACGGCCCGCCCGGACCCGGCCGCGCCGTGTTCTCCGTCAGCTCCTTCATGGACAGCCTGCCCGCCGCCGAGCCGGTGGAGCCGGCGCGGGACGCGACGGCCGCCACCGTAAGTGACCGTATGTGA
- a CDS encoding ROK family transcriptional regulator, protein MKRTSRDIRTANRYEVLREIIAESPTSRQELAAVTGLSLATVATLVGELLDLRMITEVGFEDSAGGRPRGLVAVNASGGALIGVDIAETYVHVELFDLALNVLARADEDMRPGESRPEQVVGQVAAAVGSVLAQAGVEPARVLGVGVSVPGQVDRDTGVAEYAPNWDWHDVPLLDLLAEHIAYPLHLDNPLRACAVAELWFGAARGRGDAVVVNLGTGVGAGLALGGGLHRGVSNSAGEWGHTTLVLDGRLCHCGNRGCVETYVGAPGIMRNLRELSPDSDLLHPEDQTATIGALARAVAGRDPVALQVVRDTARYLGAGIADLINLLNPEVVVLSSWVAARLGEPLLDEVRQAVARHALRRPLAATEIVLSPIPTDPVSLGAATFALEGALRPVGQRAARRTRAGSRTAPSA, encoded by the coding sequence GTGAAGCGCACATCGCGCGACATCCGCACCGCGAACCGCTACGAGGTGCTGCGCGAGATCATCGCCGAGTCGCCCACCTCCCGGCAGGAGCTGGCCGCGGTCACCGGGCTGAGCCTCGCCACGGTGGCCACGCTCGTCGGCGAGCTGCTGGACCTCCGCATGATCACCGAGGTGGGGTTCGAGGACTCGGCCGGGGGCCGCCCCCGGGGGCTGGTCGCCGTCAACGCGTCGGGCGGCGCGCTGATCGGCGTGGACATCGCGGAGACCTACGTCCACGTCGAGCTGTTCGACTTGGCGCTGAACGTGCTGGCCCGGGCCGACGAGGACATGCGGCCCGGGGAGAGCCGGCCGGAGCAGGTGGTCGGGCAGGTCGCCGCCGCCGTCGGCTCGGTGCTCGCCCAGGCCGGTGTCGAGCCGGCCCGGGTGCTCGGCGTCGGGGTGAGCGTGCCGGGGCAGGTGGACCGGGACACGGGGGTCGCCGAGTACGCCCCCAACTGGGACTGGCACGACGTGCCGTTGCTCGATCTGCTCGCCGAGCACATCGCCTACCCGCTCCACCTGGACAATCCGCTGCGGGCCTGCGCGGTGGCCGAGCTGTGGTTCGGGGCGGCGCGGGGCCGCGGGGACGCCGTGGTGGTCAACCTCGGCACCGGTGTCGGCGCCGGGCTCGCGCTCGGCGGCGGGCTGCACCGGGGGGTGAGCAACAGCGCCGGGGAGTGGGGGCACACCACGCTCGTGCTGGACGGCCGGCTGTGCCACTGCGGCAACCGCGGCTGCGTGGAGACGTACGTCGGTGCGCCCGGCATCATGCGGAACCTGCGCGAACTGAGCCCGGATTCCGACTTGTTGCATCCCGAGGACCAGACGGCGACCATCGGCGCGCTGGCCCGCGCGGTGGCCGGGCGGGACCCGGTGGCGCTCCAGGTGGTCCGGGACACCGCCCGTTACCTCGGTGCGGGCATCGCCGACCTGATCAACCTGCTCAACCCCGAAGTGGTGGTGCTCAGCAGCTGGGTGGCCGCCCGGCTGGGCGAACCGCTGCTCGACGAGGTCCGGCAGGCGGTCGCCCGGCACGCGCTGCGCCGGCCGCTGGCCGCCACCGAGATCGTCCTCTCCCCGATCCCCACCGACCCGGTGTCCCTCGGCGCGGCCACGTTCGCGCTGGAGGGGGCGCTGCGGCCGGTCGGGCAGCGGGCGGCGCGGCGCACCCGCGCGGGCAGCCGTACGGCACCGTCGGCGTGA
- a CDS encoding hydroxyacid dehydrogenase, with protein sequence MTERPYALFAMTAGNVPMVFPPDLLRRLRACVDIDPGLVAEDFAAPRVRQALARTEILVTGWGCPRLDAAVLDAAPRLRAVLHAAGSVKGFTTAEVWRRGIAVSSAAEANAVPVAEYTLAMILLAGKDVFALRDAMRARRALPYDGILPGVGNHGRRVGIVGASRVGRRLIELLRPHDLDVTLADPYVDTAEAARLGVPLRPLEDLLRTSDIVSLHAPQTAETRHLIGARELGLMRDGAVLINTARGALVDHEALVAHLRSGRLSAVLDVTDPEPPPAGSALYDLPNAFVTPHLAGSLGNEVARLGRTVVEEAERLSSGEPLRHAVDHAVLERTA encoded by the coding sequence TTGACCGAGCGGCCGTACGCCCTGTTCGCCATGACGGCCGGGAACGTGCCGATGGTGTTCCCGCCGGACCTGCTGCGGCGGCTGCGGGCCTGCGTGGACATCGATCCCGGCCTGGTGGCGGAGGACTTCGCCGCCCCCCGGGTACGGCAGGCCCTCGCCCGGACCGAGATCCTCGTCACCGGCTGGGGCTGCCCCCGCCTGGACGCGGCCGTCCTGGACGCGGCACCGCGCCTGCGGGCGGTGCTGCACGCGGCCGGCTCGGTGAAGGGCTTCACCACCGCCGAGGTGTGGCGGCGGGGCATCGCCGTCTCCTCGGCCGCCGAGGCCAACGCCGTCCCCGTCGCCGAGTACACCCTCGCCATGATCCTGCTCGCCGGCAAGGACGTCTTCGCCCTCCGCGACGCGATGCGCGCCCGGCGCGCGCTCCCGTACGACGGCATCCTGCCCGGCGTCGGCAACCACGGCCGGCGCGTCGGCATCGTCGGCGCCTCCCGGGTCGGCCGCCGCCTGATCGAGCTGCTCCGCCCGCACGACCTCGACGTCACGCTCGCCGACCCGTACGTGGACACGGCCGAGGCCGCCCGGCTCGGCGTACCGCTGCGGCCGCTGGAGGACCTGCTGCGCACCAGCGACATCGTCAGCCTGCACGCCCCGCAGACCGCCGAGACCCGCCATCTGATCGGCGCCCGCGAACTCGGCCTGATGCGCGACGGGGCCGTGCTGATCAACACCGCGCGCGGCGCCCTGGTCGACCACGAGGCACTGGTGGCGCACCTGCGCTCCGGACGCCTGAGCGCCGTACTGGACGTGACCGACCCCGAGCCGCCGCCCGCCGGCTCCGCGCTGTACGACCTGCCGAACGCCTTCGTCACCCCGCACCTGGCGGGCTCGCTGGGCAACGAGGTGGCCCGCCTCGGCCGGACGGTGGTGGAGGAGGCCGAACGGCTCTCCTCCGGCGAGCCACTGCGGCACGCCGTCGACCACGCGGTGCTGGAGCGGACGGCCTGA
- a CDS encoding FAD-binding protein yields MSDVTETVSNWARSVSYTVKEFHRPDTLEALRAVVAGAAKVRVLGSGHSFNRIADPGEEGVLVSIAGLEPVIDVDTTARTVRVSGGVRYAELARAVHARGLALPNLASLPHISVAGSVATGTHGSGMGNGPLAAAVREVELLTADGSTVSIGRGDPRFDGAVTSLGALGVVTALTLDLEPAFEVEQYVFTELPLEGLDFEAVAGSAYSVSLFTDWRRPGFRQVWVKRRTDQPAVDFPWAEPAREALHPVPGMPAANCTLQSGVPGPWHERLPHFRAELTPSSGEEIQSEYLLPRATAVDALHAVDAVRETVAGVLQICEVRTIAADAQWLSPAHARDSVALHFTWVRDEAAVLPAVRRLEEALAPFDPRPHWGKVFGVPAADLRGRYARLADFRALARALDPAGTFTNAFVRELLGE; encoded by the coding sequence ATGTCGGACGTGACGGAGACGGTCAGCAATTGGGCGCGCAGCGTCTCCTACACGGTCAAGGAGTTCCACCGCCCGGACACGCTCGAGGCGCTGCGGGCGGTGGTGGCCGGCGCCGCGAAGGTGCGGGTCCTGGGCAGCGGGCACTCCTTCAACCGGATCGCCGACCCCGGCGAGGAGGGGGTGCTGGTGTCGATCGCCGGGCTGGAGCCGGTGATCGACGTGGACACCACGGCCCGTACGGTCCGGGTCTCCGGTGGCGTCCGGTACGCGGAACTCGCCCGGGCGGTCCACGCGCGGGGGCTGGCCCTGCCCAACCTGGCCTCGCTGCCGCACATCTCGGTGGCGGGCTCGGTGGCGACCGGCACCCATGGCTCGGGGATGGGCAACGGTCCGCTCGCGGCGGCCGTACGGGAGGTGGAGCTGCTCACCGCCGACGGCTCGACGGTGTCGATAGGCCGCGGGGACCCGCGGTTCGACGGTGCCGTGACCTCGCTCGGTGCCCTCGGCGTGGTCACCGCGCTCACCCTGGACCTGGAGCCGGCCTTCGAGGTCGAGCAGTACGTGTTCACCGAACTCCCGCTGGAGGGCCTCGACTTCGAGGCGGTGGCGGGGTCGGCGTACAGCGTGAGCCTGTTCACCGACTGGCGGCGGCCGGGCTTCCGGCAGGTGTGGGTCAAGCGCCGGACCGATCAGCCGGCGGTGGACTTCCCGTGGGCCGAGCCGGCGCGGGAGGCGCTGCATCCGGTGCCGGGGATGCCCGCCGCCAACTGCACGCTCCAGTCCGGGGTGCCGGGGCCCTGGCACGAGCGGCTGCCGCACTTCCGGGCCGAGCTCACACCGAGCAGCGGCGAGGAGATCCAGTCGGAGTACCTGCTGCCGCGCGCGACGGCGGTGGACGCGCTGCACGCGGTCGACGCCGTCCGGGAGACGGTCGCCGGGGTGCTCCAGATCTGCGAGGTGCGCACCATCGCCGCCGACGCGCAGTGGCTCAGCCCGGCCCACGCCCGGGACTCGGTCGCGCTGCACTTCACCTGGGTGCGCGACGAGGCGGCGGTGCTGCCGGCGGTGCGCCGGCTGGAGGAGGCGCTGGCCCCGTTCGACCCGCGCCCGCACTGGGGCAAGGTGTTCGGTGTCCCGGCGGCGGACCTGCGCGGCCGGTACGCGCGGCTCGCCGACTTCCGCGCGCTGGCCCGCGCGCTGGACCCGGCGGGCACCTTCACCAACGCGTTCGTGCGCGAGCTGCTCGGAGAGTGA